One genomic window of Leptotrichia shahii includes the following:
- the trkA gene encoding Trk system potassium transporter TrkA, translating into MKIVIAGAGVVGESLCSELSAEGNDVILIEKEEKILNKLVETYDITGLVGNGASYETLLEAGTDTADIFIAATESDELNIISSIIAKKLGTKFTIARVRNPEYSSNMQFVREGLGISLMINPEQETAKSIANKLMFPVALSVENFFGQRAGFISIRVQKDNFLNGMQLKELEFSSKDKVIICTVRRGEDVFIPSGDFTILEGDIVHIAGSKEAVHKFYDKIEKSNLKIDSALLVGGGTISHYLIGKLLENKIKVKVIENNKERAEKLSESYPKAIVIRGDEADQEFLMQEGINNYDSTVILTDSDEENTVITMFVNSITNSKLITKMNRTLMLSILEKNTRTSTVVPKKVISDMIISVVRSKTNMRGSTMSFLYRLESQVEFITFEINKNSRAIDISLKDLKIKKGTLIASILRDGKMIFPGGNDAIKINDSVMVVTTASSIEDFDDILE; encoded by the coding sequence ATGAAAATAGTTATAGCGGGAGCTGGTGTTGTTGGAGAGTCACTTTGCAGTGAACTTTCAGCAGAAGGAAATGATGTTATTCTTATTGAAAAGGAAGAAAAAATATTAAATAAACTTGTAGAAACTTATGATATAACTGGACTTGTTGGGAATGGAGCTTCTTATGAAACTTTGCTGGAAGCGGGAACAGATACTGCTGATATTTTTATTGCAGCGACAGAATCAGATGAGTTAAATATAATTTCTTCTATTATAGCAAAAAAACTTGGAACAAAATTTACAATAGCAAGAGTGAGAAATCCTGAATATAGTTCAAATATGCAGTTTGTAAGGGAAGGGCTTGGAATTTCTCTTATGATAAATCCTGAACAGGAAACTGCTAAAAGTATTGCAAATAAATTAATGTTTCCAGTCGCTTTAAGTGTAGAAAACTTTTTTGGTCAAAGAGCTGGATTTATTTCAATAAGAGTTCAAAAAGATAACTTTTTAAATGGAATGCAGTTAAAAGAACTCGAATTCAGTTCAAAGGATAAAGTGATTATTTGTACTGTTAGAAGAGGTGAAGATGTATTTATTCCAAGTGGAGATTTTACTATCTTAGAAGGGGATATTGTCCATATTGCAGGATCAAAGGAGGCAGTACATAAATTTTACGATAAAATCGAAAAAAGTAATTTAAAAATTGATTCTGCACTGCTTGTTGGTGGAGGAACAATTTCCCATTATTTAATAGGAAAGCTGCTGGAAAACAAAATTAAAGTAAAAGTTATAGAAAATAATAAGGAACGTGCAGAAAAATTAAGTGAGTCGTATCCAAAGGCAATTGTAATAAGAGGAGATGAAGCTGATCAGGAATTTCTGATGCAGGAAGGGATAAATAATTATGATTCAACTGTAATTCTTACAGATAGTGACGAAGAGAATACAGTTATTACAATGTTTGTAAATTCCATAACAAATTCTAAATTAATCACAAAAATGAACAGGACTCTAATGCTTTCAATACTTGAAAAAAATACAAGAACATCTACAGTTGTACCTAAAAAAGTTATTTCCGATATGATAATAAGCGTTGTAAGATCAAAAACTAATATGCGAGGCTCTACAATGAGCTTTCTATATAGGTTAGAAAGTCAAGTAGAATTTATTACTTTTGAAATTAATAAAAACAGCCGTGCTATTGATATCTCGCTGAAAGATTTAAAAATAAAAAAAGGTACATTAATTGCAAGCATATTAAGAGATGGCAAAATGATTTTTCCTGGAGGAAATGATGCAATAAAAATTAACGATAGTGTGATGGTCGTTACAACAGCATCTTCGATCGAAGATTTTGATGATATTCTAGAATAA
- a CDS encoding TrkH family potassium uptake protein, whose translation MNKKMISFIIGKILILEAGLMVLPLIISFLYNESAKYKIAYGSVIALLLAIGFALSAKLPEDQRIQGREGYIIVSLSWILMSIFGALPFVFTKEIPSFIDAFFEIVSGFTTTGSSIITDLTKISHSNLFWRSFTHFVGGMGVLVLALAIFPSSATSVHVMKAEVPGPTFGKLVSKLSTTARMLYKIYIVMTIVLIILLMFGGLDLFESSLMAFGTAGTGGFGVRNGSILPYNSPYIEVVLGIGMIVFGVNFNIYYFILIGKIKDVFKNEELKYYLLIVFGAIVLIVLNICKGYDSILHCIRDVFFSVSSVITTTGYSTADFGKWPLFSQVILLILMFFGACAGSTAGGLKISRVVLMVKIYFAEIIQMISPNRVVTIKYDDKPVNMKMQKSIAVYFLVYSLVFGGILLMISYSTDDFMTAFSAVAATFNNIGPGLGKVGPAFSFAELSNFAKVILSFGMLAGRLEIFPMLILFSPTAWKLK comes from the coding sequence ATGAATAAAAAAATGATAAGTTTTATAATCGGAAAAATACTTATACTTGAGGCTGGATTAATGGTTTTGCCTTTGATTATAAGTTTTTTATATAATGAAAGTGCAAAATATAAAATTGCTTACGGATCTGTAATAGCTCTTCTTTTGGCAATTGGATTTGCACTTTCGGCGAAACTTCCTGAAGATCAGAGGATTCAAGGAAGAGAAGGGTACATAATAGTGTCCTTGTCTTGGATTCTGATGTCTATATTTGGAGCATTGCCGTTTGTGTTTACAAAGGAAATACCGTCGTTTATTGATGCTTTTTTTGAAATTGTAAGCGGATTTACAACAACAGGATCAAGCATAATAACAGATCTTACTAAAATTAGCCATTCTAATTTGTTTTGGAGGAGTTTTACCCATTTTGTGGGAGGAATGGGAGTTCTGGTACTAGCACTTGCAATTTTTCCAAGTTCTGCAACATCAGTTCACGTAATGAAGGCTGAAGTTCCTGGACCAACATTTGGAAAATTAGTTTCAAAATTGTCAACAACTGCCAGAATGCTTTACAAAATTTACATTGTTATGACAATAGTTTTAATAATTTTACTAATGTTTGGAGGACTTGATTTATTTGAATCTTCACTTATGGCATTTGGTACAGCTGGAACAGGTGGATTTGGAGTAAGAAACGGAAGTATTTTACCATACAATAGTCCTTACATTGAAGTAGTGCTTGGAATTGGAATGATAGTGTTTGGAGTAAACTTTAACATTTATTATTTTATTTTAATTGGAAAGATAAAAGATGTATTTAAAAATGAAGAGTTAAAATATTATTTGTTAATCGTATTTGGAGCGATTGTCCTAATAGTTCTAAATATCTGCAAAGGTTATGATTCAATTTTACATTGTATAAGAGATGTATTTTTCTCGGTTTCATCGGTTATTACGACAACAGGATATTCCACAGCTGATTTTGGAAAATGGCCGCTATTTTCACAAGTTATATTGTTAATTTTAATGTTCTTTGGAGCATGTGCGGGATCTACGGCTGGAGGATTAAAAATATCAAGAGTCGTTTTAATGGTAAAAATCTATTTTGCAGAAATAATTCAAATGATAAGCCCGAATCGTGTAGTTACAATAAAATATGATGACAAACCTGTAAATATGAAAATGCAAAAAAGCATTGCAGTATACTTTTTGGTTTATTCATTAGTTTTTGGAGGAATATTGCTAATGATTTCTTATTCTACAGATGACTTTATGACAGCTTTCAGTGCTGTTGCTGCTACATTTAACAACATTGGACCTGGATTGGGAAAAGTTGGACCAGCATTTAGTTTTGCTGAATTAAGCAATTTTGCAAAAGTAATTTTAAGTTTTGGAATGTTAGCAGGAAGATTAGAAATTTTTCCAATGTTAATATTATTCTCACCAACAGCATGGAAATTAAAATAG